A single Montipora foliosa isolate CH-2021 chromosome 7, ASM3666993v2, whole genome shotgun sequence DNA region contains:
- the LOC138010780 gene encoding galactosylceramide sulfotransferase-like — protein MIPKRLFRCVVGLVIFNTALFIAVLFYKLSAYSFEKTFLVKRGLYSSEPSLATTATKSNGCTPRKNVVFLKTHKTGGSTLSNILNRFGDRNNLVFVVPTQKYNRLGWPWFFHEKFMIHYNKTKPNILCSHARYNREVLERIMPNDTVYVTILRDPVEHFESTFSYMAFDEILGISNETDPLEAFFQNPKDVLVNYLLTQDLRINSDRLKLIRNGMFYDLGLESKDFDNTLNIHRAIRKLDKEFDLVLITEYFEESMVMLKNLLCWETQDMAHFHLNQRRESEKRNISFQLVNRIKQWNNADTALYKYFTEAFLQKLNEQSADFLRDVNDLKGSNAAMRDICLEPVSEKSEDYQDVDIKGFKIRQNLTEPLKTTCDKMTWNEIRFLGYFRYKQKRLLTSAKKPNPWSLVTKALLNFLGFH, from the exons ATGATTCCTAAACGACTTTTCAGATGTGTCGTAGGCCTTGTTATTTTTAACACTGCCTTATTCATAGCCGTTCTTTTTTATAAGTTGTCCGCATACTCGTTTGAGAAAACCTTTCTGGTAAAACGAGGACTTTATTCTTCCGAACCAAGTCTGGCCACAACTGCCACCAAGTCAAACGG TTGCACACCTAGAAAGAATGTGGTTTTCCTCAAGACACACAAAACGGGCGGGAGCACCTTATCTAACATTTTAAACCGATTTGGAGACAGAAACAACTTGGTGTTCGTTGTTCCAACACAGAAATATAATCGCCTTGGTTGGCCATGGTTTTTCCATGAAAAGTTCATGATtcattacaacaaaacaaaacccaacattctttgcagtcacGCACGTTATAACCGAGAGGTCTTGGAAAGAATAATGCCGAATGACACCGTTTATGTAACTATTCTGCGAGACCCGGTGGAGCATTTCGAATCAACTTTCTCGTACATGGCGTTTGATGAAATTCTGGGAATTTCAAACGAGACCGATCCCTTAGAAGCATTCTTTCAAAACCCTAAGGACGTTTTAGTAAACTATTTATTGACACAAGACTTAAGGATAAATAGTGATCGTTTGAAACTGATACGAAATGGAATGTTCTATGACTTGGGATTGGAAAGCAAAGATTTTGACAACACATTAAATATCCATCGAGCCATTCGAAAGCTTGATAAGGAGTTCGATTTGGTGTTGATAACGGAGTATTTCGAGGAATCAATGGTTATGCTAAAAAATCTGCTCTGTTGGGAAACACAAGACATGGCACATTTCCACTTAAATCAAAGACGGGAATCTGAAAAAAGGAATATCTCATTTCAGTTAGTTAACAGGATAAAACAATGGAACAATGCTGATACGGCATTGTATAAATACTTCACGGAAGCTTTCTTGCAGAAACTAAACGAGCAAAGTGCGGATTTTTTGCGTGACGTAAATGATTTGAAAGGAAGCAACGCGGCGATGAGGGATATCTGCCTTGAACCGGTCTCTGAAAAGAGCGAAGATTATCAAGATGTGGACATCAAGGGTTTTAAAATTCGTCAAAACTTGACAGAGCCGTTGAAGACAACGTGCGACAAAATGACATGGAATGAAATTAGATTTCTTGGCTATTTTCGATACAAACAAAAGAGATTGTTAACTTCGGCCAAGAAACCAAATCCATGGTCTTTAGTGACAAAGGCGTTGCTAAATTTCCTGGGTTTTCACTAG